In the genome of Devosia rhizoryzae, the window GATCTTAGCCCGCCATGGCCATGTTGAAGGCATCGAGCCGCAGGATGGTGACCTCGCCATCCCAGATCGGCCATAGCTTCCTATGGAGATCGACGAAGCGTTCGGTCCAGTGTACGATTTCGGCTTCGGTTGGCAGATCGTAGATGGCGTAGCCGCCCAGCATCTCCTTGGCCTCGGCATAGGGGCCATCGGTGACCATCTGGCCCTTGTGCGTCGTGACGGTGCCGGCCAGCGCCATGCCACCGGTTTCCGTCATGCGGATGCCGGCTTCCATGCCGAGCTGGACGATGGCTTGCATCAGTTCGCCGGGCGGATTGCTGGCGACCTCTGGATTGAGCGTCTTGACCATGGTGAGGAACTTCATCGGTATTCTCCGGACAGTGTTTCATCACAGCGACGAGCGGGCCCGGCCGGCTTCGACAATTTTTCAGCTGCGATTGAAGTAATCGTAGACCAGCTGGGCCATGGCTCGGGAGATGGTGGGCACGGACTGCAGATCGATCAGCGACGCGCGGCTCACGGCCTTGGCCGAGCCGAAGTGATTGAGCAGAGCCCGCTTGCGGGTGGGCCCGATGCCCTCGATTTCGTCGAGCGGGTTCTTGATCTGGTCTTTCTTGCGCTTGGCGCGATGGGTGCCGATGGCAAAACGGTGCGCCTCGTCGCGCAGACGCTGGACATAATAGAGCACCGGATCGCGGTGCGGCAGCATGAAGGCGTCCTTGCCCTCCATGAAGAATTTTTCGCGACCTGCATCGCGCTCCTCGCCCTTGG includes:
- a CDS encoding YciI family protein, whose amino-acid sequence is MKFLTMVKTLNPEVASNPPGELMQAIVQLGMEAGIRMTETGGMALAGTVTTHKGQMVTDGPYAEAKEMLGGYAIYDLPTEAEIVHWTERFVDLHRKLWPIWDGEVTILRLDAFNMAMAG